The window GTGCAGTCCTTCCTCTACCAGATCCTGCGCGGCATCGCCTACTGCCACTCGCACCGCGTGCTTCACAGGGATCTCAAGCCCCAGAACCTGCTGATAGATCGCCGCACCAATTCGTTGAAGCTTGCTGACTTCGGATTGGCCAGGGCGTTCGGCATTCCTGTCCGGACATTTACTCACGAGGTACGTTTTGCGGCACCGACAGGTTGTCGGTCTGGTACATTGTTATTTAAGTCGCATGTATGTGGGAGATGGCAGTTGGAAATTTGTTCTGCTACGCTTTTAGCAGGGGCAGAATGCACTTAATTTTAAGTAGTTACAGTGATACCTATCAATCCCTCCTTTATTTCAAGTCTGGAATGCGTTCTGTATTTGAATTCAGTAGACCACATGTGCACACTTTTGCTGGCGTACGTACTACTATCTGTCTCATTTGGCTATGAAAGTGCGCATGTCTTCATAGAAAAGAGATAACTATGTACTATGTCTTGTTCAATCTGAGGTTGATATCTCCCACTCGCAAACAAAAGAGAGGTTGATGTCTCCCATTAGTGTTCACTGTTGTTTGGTACTACATCTTAAGACTGTTCGCTTATCGCCTTCTTCTTTTGCCTTTATCAAGTGTTTCCATAATTAACGGTAGATGATTTTGCTAGTCTCTTGTCATAGTGCTACCTTGCCAATTTAGCTTTACTCTCCTGTATGACGGATCACGTGACAAAAGGCAAGATAATCTAGGAAAGGTACAGAACAATTCGCTACATTCCCAGAACATACGGTGTTTGTTACTATGGGCAAAAGAGAAGGCAAGCATAGCTCCAAGCTTAATTTAATTGGAGCTGGTATTCATATGATCATATTAATGAGCTGTTCTCATGTTACAATTTTGCTCCTGCCTTTTGCGTTTGTTTTTTTATCTGAAAGAATGTTGTTTATAGGTGGTAACATTATGGTACAGAGCACCAGAAATTCTTCTGGGTGTGAGGCAGTATTCTACCCCTGTTGATGTGTGGTCGGTTGGTTGCATTTTCGCCGAAATGGTGAATCAGAAACCTCTATTTCCTGGTGATTCTGAGATTGATGAACTCTTCAAGATTTTCAGGTCTTTCTCTTATTAATCTTGTATGGTCTTGCTTTAAGCTCTTCCATGCATCTGAGGAAACAGCTAATCTTGGTTGCCAAATCTTTTTTCTTTCATGCAGAATTATGGGCACTCCTAATGAAGAAACCTGGCCAGGTGTTTCTTCGTTACCTGACTACAAATCAGCTTTCCCCAAGTGGCCATCCGTGGTAAGTCATAATTGTTCTTTCATTATTCTTATGGAAAATGGGTTAAAATCTGAAGTTGCCGTTAGGGGTCAGACCTTGTAGTTTCTCCTTGCTATTGGATTAGTTGTGTACAGTTATTGTGCAAGTGTATGGTGATTATACAACATTATACTGATTGTGACTCTGGGATTTTGGTTCTAACTTGAGGAGTTTGCTGCAGGATCTCGCAACTGTGGTTCCAACACTTGAACCTTTGGGACTTGATCTTCTCTCTGTAAGTTTCACAACCACATGTTATTTGTTTCCATATGCGTCATGGATTATGCATTTGTGCTTATTATCTCGCTATCCGCATTCATTTTGCTTAGTGAGTGGATAACATGGTGCTTCCTTTGTGAGGGTTTTGCAATGCCTTATTTCTTATTGCATTTCAATAATCTAAGGTGAACAATGTAATTTCTGCCTCTATTGCTGTGATTTTGTCTGTGCTTATTTGTATTCCTGTTGTTGCAGTCTTGAGACTGTAGCAGTGTTCTAAGTTGTGTTTCCCACATGAATTCAGACAAACATGCCAAAAAAAAAAATCTTAGTCGTACAAACTGAAGTTGCCATATTAAAAACACATTTATAGATTGTAGGTGCATATGCTACCAGAATGTTACTTTGGATGCACATTGCTAATTTATCTAGGTTGCTAAGCATTGGAACCCTTTTGAGTAGATATTGCAGTCAGTCCATTCTCATCATGGCTCTTGCATGATTTGTATTGCTTCATATGCAGTCATGAATTATATACATGTGCAGTCATGAGTATATGATTCTACTCATGTGCATTCATAACCTTGCTTGCTAACTTCTCTCCACACCCTCGTGCAGAAAATGCTCTGCTTAGATCCAACCAGGAGAATCAATGCCCGAACTGCCCTCGagcacgagtacttcaaggatctggACGTGTCCTCGTAGATCATGTCCCCTGCTCCTCTGTAAATTAAGATTGCGTCGGTTGCTCGACAGCTTCCTGAATCCTCCCGGACTGTGTGCTCCTTTCTCTCCTATTCTTTCTGACTCTGGCTGTGTAGAGAGAAATGAGAACGGAAACGCCTCCTGATCCACCCTTCCGTGTAGACCAAGCAAATTGAAAAGATCCTGATGCTCTGGGAGCTCTGCATTGTGATTTCACCCGTATTTATATGGACATCGACGCCGGCACCAGACTTGTTCATGTACGATGAATTTTGGAGTAGTAGCAGATAGTCAAGGGGCTGCAGTGTTTCATGAACTACCAACTGATGTGACAATGTTTGGTAGTGTACTACTACTTGTACTTGGTAAACATCATTATCATCATGAATGGAATCAGTTGTGGACAACTACATGCTGCTACTTAGCTTACGCATTGGGCGCTCTGGTACGTCAAGATTGCTCATCATGTTTTTGCATATTAATCTAGTTTTAAATAACGGCGATGACATTACATGTTTGGCGCTAAATTGATATTGTAACACGCTAAATGGTGCCATAGCGGTTTAGATGACGCTAAGTTGTATATGATGTGTTTAGTGTGAGGCcctatgtttttaaggcgacgcCTAGGCATCGAGGCCTGAAAGTGAAGCGTCGCCTTGAAGTCATAGGTGAGGCCCCTCCAAACGCTATGACACCGAGATAGCATGCTATTAAAAACTACTCCCTTCATTTACAAATATAAGATGTCCTAACTGTGTATGTAGATATGTTTTAGTGTATTCATTTATTTCAGTCTTTATATAGTCCATATTAAAATATTGAAAACATCTTATATtgatgaacagagggagtatgatcttAGCACCTCAATCTCAATGGTTTTGAGGACGAAGGAGAACACCAACCTTGCCTTCACCACCATCGGAGAGGACAAGGGGCTCTGCGTCGATCGTTACCACCTCCAAGGCGCTACCGAAGTAAGCACCTGGACAACTCGTGTTAAACATTGTAACTCACGGTATGTGTATAAACTGTGCTAGGTGTGGCGTGTGTTGTAAATAGGTTAGGTTAGGTTGTTGTGATCTGATCTAGTAGTTAGCTTGGAGATCACACCTAACCGAACCCTAACCTCCTGTAATCTGTTGCCGCACCTTGGCCCTATTTAACACGCAGCGCGCCCCTGCCCTTGGCATGTGCTTCCAGCCTCTtttacatggtatacagagcctagTTCTTCCATCACATCTAGGTCATGTCATCTTCTTCCTCCCACGCCATGGCCATGCTCTCGCTTGCCTCCCTCGGCCACACCATCACGGAGAAACTCACCCGCGACAACTTCCTGGTGTGGAAGGTCCAAGTTCTCCCGCATGCCAGGGCCGCGGCGATGATGGGCTACCTTGACAGCTCGATCAAGGAACCCGCTGCTGTCATCGTCACCGAGAAGGAGACCAACCGGAAGAAGGAGATCACCGAGACGCCCAATCCAGAGCATGCGATCTGGGTCACCCAAGATCAACAGGTGCTCACCTTTTTGTTTGCGTCTCTGTCCCTGAAGTTCTGATGCAGGTGTCCAATCACACCACGGCCGCGGGCATCTGGCAAGCCCTGGTTGAATGCTTCTCCGCGCAGTCCAGAGCACGCCAGATTCATCTCCGATCGGCGATCGGCAATGCCCGCAAGGGCGACCTCTCTGCTGCTGCTTACTTCACAAAGATGAAGGGGCTAGCGGATGAGCTTGCTGCTGTAGGAAAGCCCCTCGATGAGGATGATATCGTCTCGCACATGCTCGAGGGTCTCATGCACGAGCCCGACTACAATGGGTTCGTCACCTCCATCTCCATGCGCGCTGCCACCGATCGGCCGATCGGTCTCAACAAACTCTTCTCGCTGCTGCTCTCTGCGCAGGCCCGGATCGCCGCCCAGCACGCCGCCTACACCGCTCACCACTCCGCCACCCTCGCTGCGAAAGGTGGTCGTGGCGGCTACGGCGGTGGACGCGGTGGTCAGGGTGGTGGACGCGGTGGCTATGGCGGCGGCAACTACTCCGACAACTCGGgcaatggtggtggtggtggtgcgccgCGCCAACAGATTAGTGACCGCGGTGACCGCGAGCGCTGCCAAATCTACAAGGAGGAAGGCCATGGTGTTGGCGCTGCAGGAAACAGTTCGATAAAGGCTACAACAACAACGTGCGCAACCCcacaggcggcggcggtggcggcggacgcgaCAGCggtgggcgcggtggcggcggcggtagtGGTGGCAACCCTCGCTCCGCAAACTCTGCTCACTCCTACGATGTGGATACCAACTGGTATCTCGACACTGGTGCCACTGATCACGTTACCAGCGAGTTGGAGAAGCTAGCCGTTCGTGATCGCTACACCGGCACCGACCAAATCCACACGGCGAGTGGCAAGGTATGGACATAGCACATATTGGTCATTCAGTACTATCTACTCCCTCTGGTTCCTTACACTTAAACAACATTCTTCATGCTCCTAGTGCCGACCAGAGTCTTCTGTCTGCCTATAATCTTATGCGAGATAATGATGTGTTTATTGAACTTCACCCTGAATTCTTTCTTGTTAAGGATCAGGCTACCCGGAGAACAATCCTGCAAAACAAGAGTAGATGGGGCTTGTTCCCCGTGATCGGATGGCAAAGTGCACCTCAATGCCAAGTTCTTGCTGCCATCAAACCATCCACATCCCGGTGGCACAAGCTCCTAGGGCACCCTGCTCTTCCGGTAGTTCAAAAGATTATTCACGACTTCAACCTTCCTGTTTCAAATAAACAAGACCATCTCCTAGTGTGTGATGCATGTCACATGGCCAAGAGCCATCAGTTACCTTATTCCCGTTCAACTAGTGAATCCACAactcctttagagcttatttttTCAGATATTTGGGGTCGTGGACCCGTCTCTATAGGAAGACAGAAATACTATGTCAGTTTTcttgatgattttagcaagtttagctGGATATATTTGCTCAAAAATAAATCCGATGTCTTCGAGAAGTTTCGTCTTTTACAAGCTCATGTTGAACGTCTCTTTGATCGTAAGATCATTGCCATGCAAATCGATTGGGGTGGGGAATACCAACGGTTGAACTCTTTCTTTGAACGCATTGGCATCACACACCACGTTTCTTGCCCACATGCTCATCAACAGAACGGCTTCGTAGAGCGGAAATATAGACACATCATGGAAGTTGGTCTCTCTTTACTTGCTCATGCATTCATGCCACTCAAGTTCTGGGACAAAGCGTTTCTTACTGCGGTCTATCTTATTAATCGTATTCCCAGTAGAGTTATCAAGAACCAAACTCCTCTAGAACGACTCTTTGGCACTAAGCCCAACTACTCCTTTCTCCGCATCTTTGGGTGTGCTGTCTGgccaaacactagtagaaaaacccctattagtcccggttggtgagggccttttgtcccggttcttgaaccgggactaaaggatcgttACTAATGCCcaagacctttagtcccagttctaacacgaaccgggacagatgggcctccacgtggccggtgcatcgagcccaggcaggagggcctttggtcccggttggtggcatcaaccgggaccaaaaggcatccacgcgtcaacatTTCAGTggcgggtttttgttttttttgaaggggggggggttgggggttttgggggattaatttaggtgtttcatatattgtgttagctagctaattaatagagagaagtg is drawn from Triticum dicoccoides isolate Atlit2015 ecotype Zavitan chromosome 6B, WEW_v2.0, whole genome shotgun sequence and contains these coding sequences:
- the LOC119322946 gene encoding cyclin-dependent kinase A-2 — encoded protein: MDQYEKVEKIGEGTYGVVYKAKDRYTNETIALKKIRLEQEDEGVPSTAIREISLLKEMQHRNIVRLQDVVHNEKCIYLVFEYLDLDLKKHMDSSSDFKNHHIVKSFLYQILRGIAYCHSHRVLHRDLKPQNLLIDRRTNSLKLADFGLARAFGIPVRTFTHEVVTLWYRAPEILLGVRQYSTPVDVWSVGCIFAEMVNQKPLFPGDSEIDELFKIFRIMGTPNEETWPGVSSLPDYKSAFPKWPSVDLATVVPTLEPLGLDLLSKMLCLDPTRRINARTALEHEYFKDLDVSS